A genome region from Cucurbita pepo subsp. pepo cultivar mu-cu-16 chromosome LG02, ASM280686v2, whole genome shotgun sequence includes the following:
- the LOC111788707 gene encoding GDP-L-galactose phosphorylase 1-like gives MLSIKRVPTVVSNYQKDEAEEVSRRGGCGRNCLNKCCIEGAKIPLYAFKELNKIACSKGLCCQYENSVPPVAFLDSLLLGEWEDRMQRGLFRYDVTACETKVIPGKYGFIAQLNEGRHLKKRPTEFRVDKVLQPFDGSKFNFTKVGQEEVLFRFEPNENGGDTEFIPNAPVDVENSPSVVAINVSPIEYGHVLLIPRVLECFPQRIDPESFLLAVHMAAEAGNTYFRLGYNSLGAFATINHLHFQAYYLAVPFPIEKAPMKKIITLKDGVLVSELLKYPVRGLVFEGGNSLQALSNSVSDACICLQENNIPFNVLIADCGQRIFLLPQCYAEKQALGEVSSELLETQVNPAVWEISGHMVLKRKEDYEEASEENAWRLLAEVSLSEERFQEVCALIFEVINTGDAENAEGSPSCPKEESDACVKKVEAKNASPRLPVTGTQECLV, from the exons ATGTTGAGTATTAAGCGCGTTCCTACTGTGGTATCTAATTACCAAAAGGACGAGGCCGAGGAAGTCTCTCGCAGAGGTGGGTGCGGCCGGAACTGTCTCAATAAGTGTTGCATTGAAG gAGCCAAGATTCCATTGTATGCTTTCAAGGAGCTTAACAAGATAGCTTGTTCAAAAGGCTTGTGCTGCCAATATGAGAACAGTGTTCCTCCTGTTGCTTTTCTTGACTCACTGCTTCTTGGGGAG TGGGAGGATCGGATGCAGCGTGGGCTTTTTCGCTACGACGTCACTGCTTGCGAAACGAAG GTGATTCCTGGGAAGTATGGTTTCATTGCTCAGTTGAACGAGGGGCGCCATCTGAAGAAGAGGCCGACTGAGTTTCGAGTTGATAAGGTTCTCCAGCCCTTTGATGGTAGCAAATTCAACTTCACAAAGGTTGGGCAGGAAGAGGTCCTGTTTCGGTTCGAACCAAATGAGAATGGTGGTGATACAGAGTTTATTCCAAATGCCCCGGTCGATGTCGAAAATTCTCCTAGCGTGGTTGCCATTAAT GTCAGTCCTATTGAATATGGACATGTTCTTTTGATCCCGCGTGTTCTtgagtgtttcccacaaagGATCGATCCAGAAAGCTTCTTGCTTGCTGTTCACATGGCAGCGGAGGCGGGGAATACATACTTTCGACTCGGATATAACAGCTTGGGCGCATTTGCCACCATCAATCACCTTCACTTTCAG GCATATTACTTGGCGGTCCCTTTCCCGATTGAGAAGGCGCCgatgaagaaaataatcaCGTTGAAAGATGGAGTGTTGGTCTCTGAACTGCTTAAATATCCGGTTAGAGGGCTTGTGTTCGAGGGCGGAAATTCTTTGCAAGCTCTATCGAACTCGGTTTCTGATGCCTGCATATGCCTTCAAGAAAACAACATTCCATTCAATGTCTTAATTGCTGATTGTGGGCAACggatctttcttcttccacaG TGTTATGCCGAGAAACAAGCACTTGGTGAAGTGAGCTCAGAGCTCCTCGAAACCCAAGTGAACCCAGCTGTTTGGGAGATAAGCGGTCACATGGTATTGAAGAGGAAGGAGGATTATGAAGAGGCGTCGGAGGAAAACGCATGGAGGCTCCTCGCGGAGGTATCCCTATCAGAAGAGAGGTTTCAAGAAGTGTGTGCGCTCAtatttgaagtcatcaatacaggCGATGCCGAAAATGCTGAAGGTAGCCCGAGTTGCCCAAAGGAGGAAAGTGATGCTTGCGTCAAGAAAGTGGAAGCCAAAAACGCCTCCCCTCGACTCCCGGTGACCGGTACGCAGGAATGCTTAGTTTAG
- the LOC111789217 gene encoding prohibitin-1, mitochondrial has product MNLNNVRVPNVPGGGAASALVKIGIIGGLGLYAAANSLYNVEGGHRAIVFNRVVGVKDKVYPEGTHLMIPWFERPIIYDVRARPHLVESTSGSRDLQMVRIGLRVLTRPLPNELPTMYRTLGENYNERVLPSIIQETLKSVVAQYNASQLITQREAVSREIRKTLTERAANFNIALDDVSITSLTFGKEFTAAIEAKQVAAQEAERAKFVVEKAEQDKKSAVIRAQGEAKSGQLIGQAVANNPAFMTLRKIEAAREIAHTIAHSSNRVYLNSDDLLLNLQDMKLEPSGKK; this is encoded by the exons ATGAATTTGAACAATGTTAGGGTTCCCAATGTACCTGGTGGTGGTGCAGCTTCTGCTTTGGTGAAGATTGGAATTattggtgggcttgggttatATGCAGCTGCCAACAGTCTCTACAATGTTGAGGGAGGGCATCGGGCTATTGTGTTTAATCGTGTAGTTGGAGTGAAAGATAAG GTTTATCCCGAAGGAACGCATCTGATGATTCCTTGGTTTGAGAGGCCAATCATATACGATGTCCGTGCTCGACCCCATTTAGTGGAGAGTACTTCTGGAAGCCGAGACCTGCAGATG GTTAGGATTGGTCTCCGAGTTCTTACCCGTCCATTGCCGAATGAATTACCTACAATGTATAGAACACTTGGTGAAAATTATAACGAAAGAGTTCTGCCTTCAATCATTCAAGAAACTCTGAAATCTGTAGTCGCCCAGTATAATGCCAGCCAACTTATCACGCAAAGAGAG GCTGTAAGTAGAGAAATCCGAAAGACTCTAACTGAGAGAGCAGCCAATTTCAACATTGCTCTTGATGATGTGTCCATAACAAGTTTAACTTTCGGAAAGGAGTTTACAGCTGCCATTGAAGCCAAACAAGTAGCTGCCCAAGAAGCCGAAAGAGCTAAATTCGTCGTCGAAAAGGCTGAACAGGACAAGAAAAGTGCCGTCATTAGAGCCCAG GGAGAAGCCAAGAGTGGGCAGCTGATAGGGCAAGCTGTTGCCAATAACCCGGCGTTCATGACTCTGAGGAAGATCGAAGCAGCAAGAGAAATTGCGCACACAATCGCGCACTCATCCAACAGGGTTTACCTCAATTCAGATGATCTGTTGCTGAACCTTCAAGATATGAAATTGGAGCCAAGTGGAAAGAAGTAA